One window from the genome of Leptospirillum ferriphilum encodes:
- a CDS encoding sensor domain-containing phosphodiesterase translates to MEKAVSKILGEIHEDGEGFYALWRGVRLYSVFQGVYGLAQRRPVGFEALIRGRKADGRILGPGEILSGASGLEDLVTMDRLFRAIHLHNFVRFRPRGVWVFLNVHPEVAIHGRKYGPFFGHLLSYLGLSSWEVVIEILEAGIGERADLLEASRYYRSMGCLIAVDDFGAGHSNFDRIWMLRPEIVKLDRMMISQATRNTDLGRVFPEIVSLIRSSGSLALAEGVEVPEEGRMILDTEIDLVQGFLFGLPRTEIGLSSSPALDKAMEGLRSQRSETGENRDLEKIVRGLLSVSREVRPENPVLSEPMLRSLFGLDPRLIRIFVLDGSGCQIGENLSRSRMTDKGDPRFLPLLETRRADWSRRSYFREAIRRPGEVVVSTPYLSTTGAHLCRTLAICVGEEKTCRILCLDIDMTGPGH, encoded by the coding sequence ATGGAAAAAGCGGTATCGAAGATTCTGGGGGAGATTCACGAGGACGGGGAAGGATTTTACGCCTTGTGGAGAGGGGTCCGACTGTATTCCGTCTTTCAGGGTGTCTACGGTCTGGCCCAGCGGCGACCGGTCGGATTCGAAGCGCTGATCCGGGGGCGGAAGGCCGACGGGAGAATTCTCGGCCCCGGGGAGATTCTTTCCGGAGCCTCGGGTCTCGAAGACCTGGTGACGATGGACCGCCTGTTCCGGGCCATCCATCTGCACAATTTTGTCCGTTTCCGGCCCCGGGGGGTCTGGGTCTTTCTGAATGTTCATCCCGAAGTGGCCATCCACGGGCGAAAATACGGACCCTTTTTCGGTCATCTTTTGTCGTATCTCGGACTGTCGTCCTGGGAGGTCGTGATCGAAATCCTGGAAGCGGGGATCGGTGAACGGGCCGATCTTCTGGAAGCCTCCCGTTATTACAGATCCATGGGATGTCTGATCGCCGTGGACGATTTCGGGGCCGGCCATTCGAATTTCGACCGGATCTGGATGCTGCGTCCGGAAATCGTGAAGCTCGACCGGATGATGATTTCCCAGGCAACCCGAAACACGGATCTCGGGAGGGTCTTCCCGGAAATCGTCTCCCTGATCCGGTCCTCCGGCTCCCTGGCCCTGGCGGAAGGGGTCGAAGTCCCGGAAGAAGGCCGTATGATCCTCGATACCGAAATCGATCTGGTCCAGGGATTCCTGTTCGGTCTTCCCCGGACGGAGATCGGCCTTTCCTCCTCTCCCGCTCTCGACAAAGCGATGGAGGGCCTCCGCTCGCAACGATCGGAAACGGGTGAGAACCGGGACCTGGAAAAGATTGTCCGGGGACTGCTTTCTGTCTCCCGGGAGGTTCGACCGGAAAATCCGGTCCTGTCCGAGCCGATGCTACGCTCCCTTTTCGGGCTCGATCCCCGTCTGATCCGGATCTTTGTTCTGGACGGATCTGGCTGCCAGATCGGGGAAAATCTCTCCCGGTCGAGGATGACGGACAAGGGCGATCCCCGTTTTCTGCCGCTTCTGGAAACGCGACGGGCCGACTGGTCCCGGCGATCCTATTTCCGGGAAGCCATACGCCGTCCCGGGGAAGTGGTGGTCTCCACCCCCTATCTGTCGACGACGGGGGCGCATCTCTGCCGGACGCTGGCGATCTGCGTCGGAGAGGAAAAGACATGCCGGATCCTGTGCCTGGACATCGATATGACCGGTCCAGGCCATTAG
- a CDS encoding cytochrome b/b6 domain-containing protein: protein MNRPPSSTVRKVRYLPVWEIRLRLWHWTNLLVVLLLFESYLLFNWHKELGLTHQTTVFFQKIHIYLGYAFILLFLGRLHLLFRGAPVSRFREIVPDFRGRGLFRTLREEIHHHLSPPRDPEGKLLPPADPGHNQLARFLYLPLLTIVIPVQIVSGVLWSSVKWGFWPLPFLKTLPDPLHHTINETLSNIHAACMYLLLGFIGGHLFGIVLHEVTFRSDILSSMIHGSKPLTEAEIPEYEKVTGNRLTRENDQT, encoded by the coding sequence ATGAATCGTCCTCCCTCTTCGACCGTCCGCAAGGTCCGGTACCTTCCTGTCTGGGAAATCCGCCTGCGCCTCTGGCACTGGACGAATCTTCTCGTCGTCCTCCTGCTGTTCGAAAGCTATCTCCTGTTCAACTGGCACAAAGAACTGGGTCTCACCCACCAGACGACGGTGTTTTTTCAAAAGATCCACATTTACCTGGGATACGCCTTCATCCTCCTGTTTCTGGGGAGACTCCACCTTCTTTTCCGGGGAGCCCCGGTCAGCCGTTTCCGGGAGATCGTGCCGGACTTCAGGGGGAGGGGTCTGTTCCGGACCCTCCGGGAGGAAATCCATCATCATCTTTCCCCGCCCCGGGACCCCGAGGGCAAGCTCCTGCCTCCGGCCGACCCTGGCCACAACCAGCTGGCCAGGTTTTTGTATCTCCCTCTCCTGACGATCGTGATTCCCGTCCAGATCGTCTCGGGCGTTCTCTGGTCCTCGGTCAAATGGGGGTTCTGGCCCCTGCCGTTCCTGAAAACACTCCCCGACCCCCTCCACCACACGATCAACGAAACCCTTTCGAACATTCACGCCGCGTGCATGTATCTTCTTCTCGGGTTCATCGGCGGCCATCTCTTCGGGATCGTCCTGCATGAGGTGACCTTTCGCTCGGACATCCTGTCTTCCATGATTCACGGGAGCAAACCCCTCACGGAAGCCGAAATACCGGAATATGAAAAAGTCACCGGGAACCGGCTGACCCGGGAGAACGACCAGACCTGA
- a CDS encoding phospholipase D-like domain-containing protein, with protein sequence MAGVVLSLLTLFFSPMAWGASLPYGEHYSPQENLETLDIRALSTARHSIDIAMYAFTDRRISRALAILARKGVTIRLYRDHIQVRDKNDQSLWLLRQSPRIHIRIKRNSSRNIMHLKAYLVDGRVLRTGSANWSPPGEGAFGCRRHPLTCHRGRWQQDNNLFLSNDRKLAEEFQRTFNRLWNRSSNLRHPRETLERLRHRRRRYERDGSRY encoded by the coding sequence TTGGCCGGCGTCGTTCTGTCCCTTTTGACCCTCTTTTTCTCCCCGATGGCCTGGGGGGCGTCCCTTCCCTACGGGGAACATTACTCCCCGCAAGAAAACCTGGAAACCCTCGACATCCGGGCCTTGTCCACAGCCCGTCATTCCATCGACATCGCCATGTACGCGTTTACCGACCGGAGAATTTCCCGGGCATTGGCCATTCTGGCACGAAAAGGAGTCACCATCCGGCTGTACCGGGATCACATCCAGGTCCGGGACAAAAACGACCAGAGTCTCTGGCTTCTTCGCCAGTCTCCCCGGATACATATCCGCATCAAGCGCAATTCCAGCCGGAACATCATGCACCTGAAAGCCTACCTGGTCGACGGCCGGGTCCTGCGGACAGGCTCCGCCAACTGGTCTCCTCCCGGGGAAGGGGCGTTCGGGTGCCGGCGTCATCCCCTGACCTGCCATCGCGGTCGCTGGCAGCAGGACAACAACCTTTTTCTGTCGAACGACCGGAAACTCGCCGAAGAGTTCCAAAGAACGTTCAACCGTCTCTGGAACCGTTCCTCCAACCTCCGGCATCCGCGGGAGACACTCGAACGTCTCCGCCATCGGAGGCGCCGATACGAAAGGGACGGTTCCCGCTATTAG
- the trxA gene encoding thioredoxin, with protein sequence MSDTIACPSCHVMNRLVPGRSLEEARCGKCGAPLLQETGPVSVTDDTFQKKVVESPLPVLVDLWAPWCGPCRSIAPVLEDLARKYHGRLTVAKLNVDENPYTARQMEAMSIPLLLFMKNGRVLQRLVGAYPASEIEKAVRVLVGDSPLPS encoded by the coding sequence ATGAGTGACACGATCGCCTGCCCGTCTTGTCATGTCATGAACCGGCTGGTTCCGGGACGCTCTCTCGAAGAGGCCCGCTGCGGAAAGTGTGGCGCTCCGCTCTTGCAGGAGACGGGGCCGGTTTCGGTGACGGACGACACCTTTCAGAAAAAAGTTGTCGAATCCCCCCTTCCGGTCCTGGTGGATCTCTGGGCGCCCTGGTGCGGTCCCTGCCGGTCGATCGCCCCTGTTCTTGAGGACCTGGCCCGAAAGTACCACGGGAGACTGACCGTTGCCAAACTCAACGTGGATGAAAACCCCTACACCGCCCGACAGATGGAGGCGATGAGCATTCCTCTTTTGCTGTTCATGAAAAACGGGCGGGTTCTCCAGCGACTGGTGGGTGCCTATCCCGCCTCGGAAATCGAAAAGGCCGTTCGGGTTCTTGTCGGGGACAGCCCGCTCCCTTCCTGA
- a CDS encoding M1 family metallopeptidase has product MPSSEQTLYQLPRDVRPVHYDLLLAPDLDRMTFSGTVSIEVEVYRDTLEFVLNAKDLRIHEARAFVGGADSPLEVRSDPEYERLLLRGDRLFGAESRVVLYLAFSGEIGNLLAGLYRSQFLYPDGTAGVLATTQFEATDARRAFPCWDEPSFKATFRMTARIDPRHVALSNMPAEREFSGPDGLKDVVFAVTPRMSTYLLHLTVGPLEMVTGKTENGVAVSVWTTPGHSQEGIFARDVALRLLPWFDDYFGIPYPLPKMDLVAIPDFAAGAMENWGILTYRETALLLPPGASSARTMQRVAIVVAHEMAHQWFGDLVTMSWWDDLWLNEGFASWMEVKAVDHLFPEWNMWDIFLAEDMAEGLELDGLARSHPIEVPVANPHEINEIFDAISYVKGGSLIRMLEQFVGEETFRKGIGAYLKKFSYQNASTRDLWSVLGQTSGQDIRSIMEAWTRQMGYPVLFAGEGGQVEQKPFFNHPREMERSRKSPDGRIWPVMLFLSSGKERRSWLLKEEKAALPSPPSGRQWDTLNDRHTGFFRVLEDGSARKRRREGIRAGTVPVADRLGFSNDLFSLGRAGLLPLAEYLETLPVYRQEDQYIVWADIAAHLGWLQGLLAFTDGWDRFDPFVVFLMQEAFRKSGWEVSPGDSHQKRLLRSLLLSGLGMHGDSDTRQRCQELFQERLRRPDSLHPDLRLAVYRTVASFGDPALHQTFQDLARTAESQEEKNRLYSALAAFRRPDCLRSTLEFAISPAVRIQDTVSIVSQVGGNVWGEEEAWAFFRENFDLFRKRYEAGGFALQRLVKGVSEGFRSMERKEEVARFFASHRLDGAKRAIEQVEETIDLRANVLALQGDSLRKALLSPDLMK; this is encoded by the coding sequence ATGCCGTCGAGCGAACAGACCCTCTACCAGCTCCCCCGGGATGTTCGTCCCGTCCATTATGACCTCCTTCTTGCCCCCGATCTCGACCGGATGACGTTTTCCGGGACCGTCTCGATCGAGGTTGAAGTCTACCGCGACACCCTCGAGTTTGTCCTGAACGCCAAAGATCTCCGGATTCACGAGGCGCGGGCCTTTGTCGGAGGAGCAGACTCCCCCCTGGAGGTCCGCTCCGATCCGGAGTACGAACGGCTCCTCCTGCGCGGAGACCGTCTGTTCGGAGCCGAATCCCGTGTCGTTCTCTATCTGGCGTTTTCGGGAGAAATCGGGAACCTTCTGGCGGGACTCTACAGGAGCCAGTTTCTGTATCCGGATGGGACGGCCGGTGTTCTTGCGACGACGCAATTCGAGGCGACCGACGCCCGAAGGGCCTTTCCTTGCTGGGACGAGCCTTCGTTCAAGGCAACGTTCCGGATGACCGCGCGCATCGATCCCCGTCATGTCGCACTGTCGAACATGCCGGCAGAAAGGGAGTTTTCCGGTCCCGACGGATTGAAGGATGTCGTTTTTGCCGTGACCCCCCGCATGTCCACATACCTTCTGCACCTGACCGTCGGCCCCCTCGAAATGGTGACCGGAAAAACGGAGAACGGGGTCGCCGTTTCGGTCTGGACGACCCCCGGGCATTCCCAGGAGGGGATTTTTGCGAGGGATGTCGCGCTTCGCCTGCTTCCCTGGTTCGACGACTATTTCGGAATCCCCTATCCCCTCCCCAAAATGGATCTGGTGGCGATTCCCGACTTCGCGGCCGGCGCAATGGAGAACTGGGGAATCCTGACGTATCGGGAAACGGCTCTTCTTCTTCCCCCGGGGGCGTCTTCGGCGCGCACCATGCAGCGGGTGGCGATCGTGGTAGCCCATGAAATGGCCCACCAGTGGTTCGGCGATCTCGTGACGATGTCGTGGTGGGACGATCTCTGGCTGAACGAGGGGTTTGCCTCCTGGATGGAGGTCAAGGCCGTCGACCATCTGTTCCCGGAATGGAACATGTGGGACATCTTTCTGGCGGAGGACATGGCCGAGGGTCTCGAACTCGATGGGTTGGCCCGCTCTCATCCGATCGAGGTTCCTGTCGCGAATCCCCACGAGATCAACGAGATCTTCGACGCCATCTCCTATGTGAAGGGGGGGAGTCTGATCCGGATGCTGGAACAGTTTGTCGGAGAGGAAACCTTCCGGAAGGGGATCGGGGCCTATCTGAAAAAGTTCTCTTACCAGAATGCGTCCACCCGGGATCTCTGGTCCGTCCTCGGTCAGACATCCGGACAGGATATCCGGTCGATCATGGAAGCCTGGACCCGACAGATGGGTTATCCGGTCCTGTTCGCCGGAGAGGGGGGGCAGGTCGAACAGAAGCCGTTTTTCAACCACCCGAGGGAGATGGAGCGGTCCCGGAAGTCGCCCGACGGACGGATCTGGCCGGTCATGCTGTTTCTGTCGAGCGGAAAAGAGCGCCGGTCATGGCTTCTGAAGGAGGAGAAAGCCGCTCTTCCATCTCCTCCTTCCGGGCGGCAATGGGATACCCTGAATGACAGACATACCGGGTTCTTCCGGGTGCTCGAAGACGGGAGCGCGCGGAAACGGCGCCGGGAGGGCATCCGGGCAGGAACGGTTCCGGTTGCCGACCGGCTCGGATTCTCGAACGACCTCTTTTCCCTGGGACGGGCCGGTCTCCTGCCTTTGGCCGAGTATCTCGAAACCCTCCCCGTCTACCGTCAGGAAGACCAGTACATCGTCTGGGCCGATATCGCCGCCCATCTGGGATGGCTTCAGGGCCTCCTGGCTTTTACGGACGGATGGGACCGGTTCGATCCCTTCGTGGTTTTCCTGATGCAGGAGGCGTTTAGGAAATCGGGCTGGGAGGTGTCGCCCGGAGACTCTCATCAGAAGAGGCTTCTGCGTTCGCTGCTCCTGTCCGGTCTGGGGATGCACGGGGATTCGGACACCCGGCAGCGCTGTCAGGAGCTCTTTCAGGAAAGACTTCGCCGGCCGGACAGCCTTCATCCGGACCTTCGCCTCGCCGTTTACAGGACGGTGGCGTCCTTCGGGGATCCAGCCCTCCATCAAACCTTTCAGGATCTTGCGCGGACGGCCGAGAGCCAGGAAGAGAAAAATCGTCTCTATTCCGCCCTGGCGGCGTTCCGTCGACCGGACTGTCTGCGGTCGACTCTGGAATTTGCCATCTCGCCCGCGGTCCGGATCCAGGACACGGTGAGCATTGTGTCCCAGGTCGGGGGAAATGTCTGGGGGGAAGAGGAGGCGTGGGCCTTCTTCCGGGAGAATTTCGACCTGTTCCGGAAACGGTATGAAGCCGGCGGGTTCGCTCTCCAGCGGCTCGTCAAGGGAGTGAGCGAAGGGTTCCGGTCGATGGAACGCAAAGAGGAGGTCGCTCGTTTCTTTGCTTCCCATCGGCTCGACGGGGCGAAACGCGCGATCGAACAGGTAGAGGAGACGATCGACCTCCGCGCGAACGTGCTTGCGCTCCAGGGAGATTCTCTCCGGAAGGCGCTCCTTTCCCCGGACCTGATGAAATAA
- a CDS encoding YHS domain-containing protein — translation MTIDPVCKAPIPQLKSASAVRIHEGHLYYFHAADCAKSFDQDPARYSRPGGRTFTVGVMGSASGDLPDEQRQAAYLLGQAVAERKLGLITGACPGYPWEASRGFKSIGGLSIGISPALSEQEHLDRYNSPNDLFDMIIFTGSGLMGREVINIRSSDVIVIIGGHSGTLGEFSIAYDEGKLIGVLEGTGGITDILPDIVQTIRKTTGSRIVSHADPHTLVDLLIETYVQSHFQKPSVFVG, via the coding sequence ATGACCATCGATCCTGTCTGCAAGGCACCCATTCCCCAATTGAAGAGCGCTTCGGCCGTCCGTATCCATGAAGGCCACCTCTATTATTTTCATGCGGCGGACTGCGCGAAGAGCTTTGACCAGGATCCGGCACGCTATTCCCGGCCCGGGGGCCGGACGTTTACCGTCGGCGTCATGGGATCAGCATCGGGAGATTTACCGGATGAACAGCGACAGGCGGCCTATCTCCTGGGCCAGGCCGTGGCCGAGAGAAAACTCGGGCTGATCACGGGAGCCTGTCCGGGCTACCCCTGGGAGGCGTCACGGGGCTTCAAGTCGATCGGCGGACTGTCCATCGGCATCTCTCCTGCCCTGTCCGAACAGGAGCATCTCGACCGGTACAACTCCCCCAACGATCTCTTCGACATGATCATCTTCACGGGGTCGGGTCTCATGGGCCGGGAAGTCATCAATATCCGGTCCAGCGACGTCATCGTGATCATCGGCGGTCATTCCGGAACGCTCGGTGAGTTTTCCATCGCTTACGACGAAGGCAAACTGATCGGAGTGCTCGAGGGGACGGGAGGGATTACGGACATTTTGCCGGACATCGTCCAAACCATCCGGAAAACAACCGGCTCCCGGATCGTCTCCCATGCGGATCCCCATACGCTCGTCGATCTTCTGATCGAGACCTATGTGCAGTCCCACTTCCAGAAGCCCTCGGTGTTCGTCGGCTAG
- a CDS encoding YnfA family protein, with protein MSPFKPDDTPVVVRAFVVFLLAGVLEVGGGFGVWKWFREGSPVGWGLLGMGVLALYGIAAALSPLEFGRAYAAYGGVFVVLSIVWGMAFDHFRPDFRDWTGAVLILSGIVFMVWGRR; from the coding sequence ATGTCGCCATTCAAGCCAGATGACACTCCGGTCGTTGTCCGGGCCTTTGTCGTGTTCCTTCTGGCCGGGGTGCTGGAGGTGGGAGGGGGGTTCGGTGTCTGGAAGTGGTTCCGGGAAGGGAGTCCCGTGGGCTGGGGACTCCTGGGCATGGGGGTTCTTGCACTCTACGGAATCGCGGCCGCCCTCTCCCCTCTGGAATTCGGGAGGGCGTACGCCGCATACGGCGGGGTGTTCGTCGTCCTGTCCATCGTCTGGGGGATGGCGTTCGATCACTTTCGTCCGGATTTCCGCGACTGGACGGGCGCGGTTCTGATTCTCTCCGGAATCGTCTTCATGGTCTGGGGGCGGAGATGA
- the uvrB gene encoding excinuclease ABC subunit UvrB: MKESSSGLSADKGRVPTPDPSAQSFRLASGFSPSGDQERAIDVLSEGVLAGKTHQTLLGVTGSGKTFTMANVIQRVQKPSLILAPNKTLAAQLYREFKAFFPDNRVEYFVSYYDYYQPEAYIPSTDTYIEKDSAVNDLIDRMRHSATSSLLERRDTIVVASVSCIYGLGSPESYQKMHLYLERGQALTREKLIERLVTIQYQRNDIELSRGTFRVRGDVVDIIPASYEDRAIRVELFGDEIERIREMDPLTGHELAVIPSVIIYPGTHYVLPPDELERAMAGIEEELHARIREFRQSGKLLEAQRIEQRTLFDLEMIREIGYCHGIENYSRHLSGRKAGDPPPTLFDYFPKDFLVIVDESHVAVPQVGGMYHGDYSRKKSLVEYGFRLPSAFDNRPLKFFEFEKTACQSLYVSATPGPYELRMSNGVTVEQIIRPTGLCDPEIEVVPATHQVDHLLGEIRITVGQGDRVLVTTLTKKMAENLTEYLEERQVRVRYLHSEIDTLERMEILRDLRKGEFDVLVGINLLREGLDLPEVSLVAILDADREGFLRSRRSLIQTAGRAARNVRGRVIFYGDKVTGSMEEAIQETRRRREIQIAYNLERGITPRGIRKEIPESLYAVSEGDYVDVSLVEEVRGRILEKEGDALPDGEIRKLMEKAASDLEFEKAAYYRDILRARGRDPDGKNLTVGKPGRRKKRSGPG; this comes from the coding sequence ATGAAAGAGAGTTCTTCCGGACTATCGGCCGACAAAGGAAGGGTGCCCACTCCGGATCCCTCCGCGCAGTCGTTCCGCCTGGCCTCCGGATTCTCCCCGTCCGGGGATCAGGAACGGGCGATCGATGTCCTGTCCGAAGGGGTTCTGGCCGGAAAAACCCACCAGACCCTGCTGGGAGTGACCGGCTCCGGGAAGACCTTCACCATGGCCAATGTCATTCAACGTGTCCAGAAACCCTCCCTGATCCTGGCCCCGAACAAGACTCTCGCCGCCCAGCTTTACCGCGAGTTCAAGGCGTTTTTTCCCGACAACCGGGTCGAGTATTTTGTCAGCTACTATGACTATTACCAGCCCGAAGCCTATATTCCCTCCACCGACACCTACATCGAAAAGGATTCGGCGGTCAACGACCTGATCGACCGCATGCGCCACTCGGCAACGTCCTCTCTCCTGGAAAGGCGGGACACGATCGTGGTGGCGTCGGTGTCCTGTATTTATGGTCTGGGGTCTCCGGAGTCCTACCAGAAGATGCACCTCTATCTGGAACGAGGGCAAGCCCTGACGCGGGAAAAACTCATCGAGCGCCTGGTGACGATCCAGTACCAGCGGAACGACATCGAATTGTCCCGGGGAACGTTTCGGGTCCGGGGGGATGTCGTGGACATCATTCCGGCGTCCTATGAGGACCGGGCAATCCGGGTAGAGCTGTTTGGGGATGAAATCGAGCGGATTCGGGAGATGGATCCGCTGACCGGCCACGAACTGGCCGTCATTCCGTCTGTCATCATTTACCCCGGAACGCATTATGTTCTCCCCCCCGACGAACTTGAACGGGCGATGGCGGGCATCGAAGAGGAGCTCCACGCCCGAATCCGCGAGTTCCGGCAGTCCGGAAAACTTCTGGAGGCCCAGCGCATCGAGCAGAGGACCTTGTTCGATCTCGAGATGATACGAGAAATCGGATACTGCCACGGTATCGAAAATTATTCCCGCCATCTGTCCGGGCGAAAAGCGGGAGATCCACCACCGACGCTTTTCGACTATTTTCCGAAGGATTTTCTGGTGATCGTCGACGAAAGTCACGTGGCCGTCCCCCAGGTGGGTGGCATGTACCATGGGGACTATTCCCGGAAAAAAAGTCTTGTGGAATATGGCTTCCGGCTTCCCTCCGCCTTCGACAACCGTCCCCTCAAGTTTTTCGAATTCGAGAAGACAGCATGTCAGTCGCTGTATGTTTCGGCGACACCCGGCCCCTACGAGCTCCGGATGTCAAACGGCGTGACGGTGGAGCAGATTATCCGTCCGACCGGACTGTGCGACCCGGAAATCGAAGTGGTTCCCGCCACACACCAGGTGGATCATCTGCTTGGGGAAATCCGGATCACGGTGGGGCAGGGGGACCGGGTCCTGGTCACGACGCTGACGAAGAAGATGGCGGAGAACCTGACCGAATATCTGGAGGAGCGACAGGTCCGCGTCCGGTATCTGCATTCCGAGATCGATACGCTCGAACGGATGGAAATTCTCCGGGATCTCCGGAAGGGCGAGTTTGACGTCCTCGTGGGGATCAACCTGCTCCGGGAAGGCCTGGACTTGCCGGAAGTGTCTCTTGTGGCGATTCTGGATGCCGACAGGGAAGGGTTTCTCCGCTCCAGAAGGTCCCTGATTCAGACCGCGGGACGGGCTGCCCGGAATGTGCGGGGACGCGTCATCTTCTACGGAGACAAGGTGACAGGATCGATGGAGGAGGCGATTCAGGAAACCCGGCGGCGCCGCGAGATCCAGATCGCCTATAACCTGGAACGTGGAATTACACCCCGCGGGATCCGGAAAGAGATTCCGGAGAGTCTGTATGCGGTGTCCGAGGGAGATTATGTCGATGTCTCCCTTGTGGAAGAGGTGCGCGGTCGCATCCTGGAAAAAGAGGGAGACGCCCTGCCGGATGGCGAAATCCGGAAACTGATGGAGAAAGCCGCTTCGGACCTGGAGTTCGAAAAAGCCGCCTATTACCGGGATATCCTTCGCGCCCGGGGGAGGGATCCGGACGGAAAAAACCTGACGGTCGGAAAGCCGGGACGTCGAAAAAAACGGTCCGGTCCGGGCTGA
- a CDS encoding DUF4321 domain-containing protein: MAQTKKGVMLLFLFIFLGAALGSILTAIFNVFVPSGPLAHIFLSQVTVGSLHPVTLGLVLLNLTFGLQLHINLLNILGMVMGYYVYQSS, from the coding sequence TTGGCACAAACCAAAAAAGGCGTGATGCTTCTGTTTCTCTTTATTTTTCTGGGAGCGGCCCTGGGCTCGATCCTGACGGCCATCTTCAACGTGTTTGTCCCGTCCGGCCCCCTGGCCCACATCTTCCTGTCCCAGGTCACCGTGGGATCCCTTCACCCCGTCACCCTCGGCCTTGTGCTCCTGAACCTGACCTTCGGGCTTCAGTTGCACATCAATCTTCTGAACATTCTTGGCATGGTCATGGGATATTACGTCTACCAGAGTTCCTGA
- a CDS encoding ArsR/SmtB family transcription factor: MKFKSENSQTMSLKYASGARCLRILGHPVRLSLLRMLFEREWSVNEMARELEISQSNLSQHLTLLKDRGIIASRREGHQVFYGIVDRRVLQFLELMDELFCREHPSGGEENP; encoded by the coding sequence ATGAAATTTAAATCCGAAAACTCACAGACGATGTCTCTCAAGTATGCCTCGGGAGCCCGGTGTCTCCGGATCCTTGGTCACCCGGTCCGCCTGAGTCTTCTCAGGATGCTGTTCGAAAGAGAATGGAGCGTCAATGAGATGGCGCGGGAGCTTGAAATCAGCCAGTCGAACCTCTCCCAGCACCTGACGCTCCTGAAGGACCGGGGGATCATTGCCTCCCGTCGCGAAGGGCATCAGGTGTTCTACGGAATCGTGGACCGGCGGGTTCTGCAGTTTCTTGAACTGATGGATGAGCTGTTTTGCCGGGAGCATCCGTCCGGCGGGGAGGAAAACCCATGA